One Amorphoplanes digitatis genomic window carries:
- a CDS encoding RNA polymerase sigma factor, which yields MTDTDADVIEEAKRVPERFTAIFDRHHRAIYAYVARRLGPDLAEDVASETFLTAFDRRHSYDPDHGDARPWLFGIASNLVARHVRAESRRYRAIARAGGQELAGERGTEHGLIDGHAGAVAGRLDAAAVRGRLAEALRRLPEPVRAVLLLVAWAGLNQQEAAAALGIPAGTARSRLHRARQAMRQALGADIETEQ from the coding sequence GTGACGGATACCGATGCCGATGTCATCGAGGAGGCGAAACGGGTACCCGAGCGGTTCACGGCGATCTTCGACCGGCACCATCGGGCCATCTACGCGTACGTGGCCCGGCGGCTCGGGCCCGACCTCGCCGAGGACGTGGCGTCGGAGACCTTCCTGACCGCGTTCGACCGGCGGCACAGCTACGACCCGGACCACGGCGACGCGCGGCCGTGGTTGTTCGGAATCGCCTCGAACCTCGTCGCGCGGCACGTCCGCGCCGAGTCGCGGCGCTACCGGGCCATCGCCCGGGCCGGCGGGCAGGAGCTCGCCGGTGAACGCGGCACCGAACACGGGTTGATCGACGGCCACGCCGGCGCGGTCGCCGGACGCCTCGACGCGGCCGCCGTGCGGGGCCGCCTCGCCGAGGCACTGCGACGGCTGCCGGAGCCGGTACGCGCGGTGTTGCTGCTGGTGGCCTGGGCCGGCCTCAACCAGCAGGAGGCCGCCGCGGCCCTCGGCATTCCCGCAGGCACGGCCCGGTCCCGGCTGCACCGGGCACGACAGGCGATGCGACAGGCGCTGGGCGCCGATATCGAGACGGAGCAGTGA
- a CDS encoding dihydrofolate reductase family protein yields the protein MAGKVFFSVSMSLDGFIAPESPEELMGRQWVELQAWVFPQRFFRENLKLGGGGEEGRDNDILRETFERTGASVMGRRMFDAGEHAWPEEAPFHTSVFVVTHEKRDPWERKGGTTFHFVDDGIGPALDRAREAAGDRDVRIAGGAATILQYVNAGLVDEFSIALSPVLFGAGIRLFDGVDASRVALEPVRAEPSSRVTHLTYAVHPR from the coding sequence ATGGCCGGGAAGGTGTTCTTCAGCGTGTCGATGTCGCTGGACGGCTTCATCGCGCCCGAGTCCCCCGAGGAGTTGATGGGGCGGCAATGGGTGGAGCTGCAGGCGTGGGTCTTCCCGCAGCGGTTCTTCCGGGAGAACCTCAAGCTCGGCGGGGGCGGCGAGGAGGGGCGCGACAACGACATCCTGCGGGAGACGTTCGAGCGCACCGGCGCGAGTGTCATGGGCAGGCGCATGTTCGACGCCGGCGAGCACGCGTGGCCGGAGGAGGCGCCGTTCCACACGTCGGTCTTCGTCGTGACGCACGAGAAGCGTGACCCCTGGGAGAGGAAGGGCGGGACCACCTTCCACTTCGTCGACGACGGCATCGGGCCCGCGCTCGACCGGGCCCGCGAGGCCGCCGGTGACCGCGACGTCCGCATCGCGGGCGGCGCCGCGACGATCCTCCAGTACGTGAACGCCGGCCTGGTCGACGAGTTCTCGATCGCGCTGTCGCCGGTGCTCTTCGGCGCCGGCATCCGCCTGTTCGACGGCGTGGACGCGTCCAGGGTGGCGCTGGAGCCGGTCCGTGCGGAGCCGTCGTCCCGGGTGACGCACCTGACCTACGCCGTGCACCCGCGCTGA
- a CDS encoding SRPBCC family protein: MTGAGQDLETADREIVISRVIAAPRELVFEAFTEVRHLSRWWGPEGFSTTTRAFEFRVGGVWDFVMHGPDGTDYPEWITWTEIVPSERIALLHGEHRDDPNAFASTLAFEPDGTATRIVMRTVFPTRQLRDEAVEKYHAIEGGEQTLGNLAAYVAELTQKERP; this comes from the coding sequence ATGACGGGCGCAGGGCAGGATCTGGAAACGGCCGACCGGGAGATCGTGATCTCCCGGGTCATCGCCGCGCCACGGGAGCTGGTGTTCGAGGCGTTCACCGAGGTCCGGCACCTGTCGCGGTGGTGGGGCCCGGAGGGGTTCAGCACCACCACGCGGGCCTTCGAGTTCCGCGTCGGCGGAGTCTGGGACTTCGTGATGCATGGGCCGGACGGGACCGACTACCCCGAGTGGATCACCTGGACCGAGATCGTCCCCTCGGAGCGGATCGCGCTGCTGCACGGCGAGCACCGCGATGACCCGAACGCCTTCGCATCGACACTGGCGTTCGAGCCGGACGGCACCGCGACCCGGATCGTGATGCGCACGGTCTTCCCCACCCGGCAGCTGCGCGACGAGGCCGTGGAGAAGTACCACGCGATCGAGGGCGGCGAGCAGACGCTGGGCAACCTGGCGGCCTACGTCGCCGAGCTGACCCAGAAGGAGCGCCCCTGA
- a CDS encoding ArsR/SmtB family transcription factor, with protein MARAATTSDAFNAIAEPQRRDILALLRSGEWPVTDLAQELGMSLPGASKHLRVLREVGLVRVRGAGKQRLYGLDAGGLRPIHEWTGGFERFWSESFDRLDAYVQDLKQTRQEE; from the coding sequence ATGGCACGAGCAGCGACGACGTCGGACGCGTTCAACGCGATCGCCGAGCCGCAGCGCCGGGACATCCTGGCCCTGCTGCGCTCGGGTGAGTGGCCGGTGACCGACCTGGCCCAGGAGCTGGGGATGAGCCTGCCGGGTGCGTCCAAGCACCTGCGGGTGCTCCGCGAGGTGGGGCTGGTGCGGGTCCGCGGCGCGGGCAAGCAGCGCCTCTACGGCCTGGACGCCGGCGGGCTGCGGCCGATCCACGAGTGGACCGGCGGGTTCGAGCGGTTCTGGAGCGAGAGCTTCGACCGGCTGGACGCCTACGTGCAGGACCTCAAGCAGACACGTCAGGAGGAATGA
- a CDS encoding acyl-CoA thioesterase gives MADVFQVRIGVRGYELDVQGHVNQAVYIQYGEHARWRCFHAAGINTAVLMAAGFGPVVLETNVRYLKELRDGDEVDVTCQFHWGDGKTFRVEQDYTRADGAPVARLTSVCGLLDRETRRLLADPPARLREIVADPAMLGL, from the coding sequence ATGGCTGACGTCTTCCAGGTTCGCATCGGTGTCCGCGGCTACGAGCTGGACGTCCAGGGCCACGTGAACCAGGCCGTCTACATCCAGTACGGCGAGCACGCCCGCTGGAGGTGCTTCCACGCCGCCGGGATCAACACCGCGGTGCTGATGGCGGCCGGGTTCGGTCCGGTGGTGCTGGAGACCAACGTGCGTTACCTCAAGGAGCTGCGCGACGGCGACGAGGTCGACGTGACCTGCCAGTTCCACTGGGGCGACGGCAAGACGTTCCGGGTGGAGCAGGACTACACCCGCGCCGACGGTGCGCCGGTCGCCCGGCTGACCAGCGTCTGCGGGCTGCTCGACCGGGAGACCCGGCGCCTGCTCGCCGACCCGCCCGCACGGCTGCGCGAGATCGTCGCCGACCCGGCGATGCTCGGGCTCTGA
- a CDS encoding MoaD/ThiS family protein translates to MIRVVLPPHLRNLAQISGELHLEIGGAVTQRRVLDAVEERYPMLLGTMRDRRTGERRALVRFFACEEDLSNESPDTPLPGRVAAGEEPFLVVGAMAGG, encoded by the coding sequence GTGATCCGGGTCGTGCTGCCGCCGCACCTGCGCAACCTCGCCCAGATCAGCGGCGAGCTGCACCTCGAGATCGGCGGCGCGGTGACGCAGCGCCGGGTGCTGGACGCGGTCGAGGAGAGATATCCGATGCTGCTGGGCACGATGCGGGACCGCCGGACCGGCGAGCGCCGGGCCCTGGTGCGCTTCTTCGCCTGCGAGGAGGACCTGTCCAACGAGTCTCCCGACACGCCGCTGCCCGGCCGGGTCGCCGCCGGCGAGGAGCCGTTCCTCGTCGTCGGCGCGATGGCCGGCGGCTGA
- a CDS encoding WD40/YVTN/BNR-like repeat-containing protein — protein sequence MSRVRLLVGTRKGAFVLTADGTRRDWTVSGPHFGGWEIYHVNGSPADPDRLWASQSSSWFGQIIQRSDDGGASWQPVGNDFAYQGPIGDHLWYDGTPRPWEFKRIWHLEPSRTDPDVVYAGAEDAALYRSDDGGQKWQELTGLRTHESGPRWQPGAGGMCLHTIILDPVNPDRIFVAISAAGAFRTDDGGVTWQPINRGLRSGQIPDEDAEVGHCVHRLAMHPSRPDVLFMQKHWDVLRTDDAGGSWREISGNLPTDFGFPIAVHAHEPDTVYVVPIKSDSEHYVPDGKLRVYRSRTGGDEWQPLTKGLPQADCYVNVLRDAMAVDTLDDCGVYFGTSGGQVYGSADGGETWNAIVRDLPAVLSVEAQVLP from the coding sequence ATGAGCCGGGTTCGACTGCTGGTGGGAACACGCAAAGGCGCGTTCGTCCTGACGGCGGACGGCACACGCCGGGATTGGACGGTGAGCGGGCCGCACTTCGGCGGCTGGGAGATCTACCACGTCAACGGGTCGCCCGCCGATCCCGACCGGTTGTGGGCGTCGCAGTCCTCGAGCTGGTTCGGGCAGATCATCCAGCGCTCCGACGACGGCGGGGCGTCCTGGCAGCCGGTCGGCAACGACTTCGCCTACCAGGGGCCGATCGGCGACCACCTCTGGTATGACGGCACACCCCGCCCCTGGGAGTTCAAGCGCATCTGGCACCTCGAGCCGTCGCGCACCGATCCCGACGTCGTCTACGCCGGCGCCGAGGACGCCGCGCTCTACCGCTCGGACGACGGCGGCCAGAAATGGCAGGAGCTGACCGGCCTGCGCACGCACGAGTCGGGGCCGCGGTGGCAGCCCGGCGCCGGCGGCATGTGCCTGCACACGATCATCCTCGACCCGGTGAACCCCGACCGGATCTTCGTCGCGATCTCCGCGGCCGGCGCCTTCCGCACCGACGACGGCGGCGTCACCTGGCAGCCGATCAACCGGGGCCTGCGCTCCGGCCAGATCCCCGACGAGGACGCCGAGGTCGGCCACTGCGTGCACCGGCTGGCCATGCACCCGTCCCGGCCGGACGTGCTGTTCATGCAGAAGCACTGGGACGTGCTGCGCACCGACGACGCCGGCGGATCGTGGCGGGAGATCAGCGGCAACCTGCCGACGGACTTCGGATTCCCGATCGCCGTGCACGCGCACGAGCCCGACACCGTCTACGTCGTGCCGATCAAGAGCGACTCGGAGCACTACGTGCCGGACGGCAAGCTGCGGGTCTACCGCAGCCGCACCGGCGGCGACGAGTGGCAGCCGCTGACCAAGGGGCTGCCGCAGGCCGACTGCTACGTAAACGTGCTGCGCGACGCGATGGCCGTCGACACGCTCGACGACTGCGGCGTCTACTTCGGCACGAGCGGCGGTCAGGTCTACGGCTCCGCGGACGGGGGTGAGACCTGGAACGCGATCGTGCGCGACCTGCCCGCCGTGCTCTCGGTCGAGGCGCAGGTGCTGCCGTGA
- a CDS encoding alpha/beta fold hydrolase, whose translation MDIDLGDITIHVRDTGSGTPVVLLHGWPDTGDLWRHQVPALNAAGYRTVAPDLRGFGGSSKPADLAAYAPAALVGDVLGLLDALDIERAHLVGHDWGAAVAWMTAALAPGRIASITALSVGHPAAIRSAGLRQREKSWYMLLFQFRGVAERWLSDDGFRNMREWSAHPDIESVVERLADPAALTAGLALYRAILPPESLVEPAAPVPPVSVPAMGVWSSGDFALIEDGMTGSAGHVTGPWRYERVEGAGHWLQLDAPGEVNALLIDFLGGQGTFVGGVREDAVMTLREE comes from the coding sequence ATGGACATCGACCTCGGCGACATCACCATCCACGTACGCGACACCGGCTCGGGCACGCCCGTGGTCCTGCTGCACGGCTGGCCGGACACCGGTGACCTGTGGCGGCACCAGGTGCCAGCACTGAACGCGGCCGGATACCGGACGGTCGCGCCGGACCTGCGCGGCTTCGGCGGATCGAGCAAGCCGGCCGACCTGGCCGCCTACGCGCCGGCCGCCCTGGTCGGTGACGTTCTCGGCCTGCTCGACGCGCTGGACATCGAGCGCGCACACCTCGTCGGCCATGACTGGGGCGCGGCTGTCGCCTGGATGACGGCCGCGCTGGCACCCGGCCGGATCGCCTCGATCACCGCGCTGTCCGTCGGCCATCCGGCGGCGATTCGCTCGGCAGGCCTGCGGCAACGCGAGAAGTCCTGGTACATGCTGCTGTTCCAGTTCAGGGGCGTCGCCGAGCGGTGGCTGTCGGACGACGGGTTCCGCAACATGCGCGAGTGGTCAGCGCATCCCGACATCGAGTCGGTCGTCGAGCGGCTCGCCGACCCGGCGGCGCTGACCGCCGGCCTGGCGCTGTACCGGGCGATCCTGCCGCCGGAGTCGCTCGTCGAGCCGGCGGCACCGGTGCCGCCGGTGAGCGTGCCGGCGATGGGCGTCTGGAGCAGTGGCGACTTCGCCCTGATCGAGGACGGGATGACCGGCTCGGCCGGACACGTGACCGGACCGTGGCGCTACGAGCGCGTCGAGGGCGCCGGCCACTGGCTGCAACTCGACGCCCCCGGCGAGGTCAACGCCCTGCTGATTGACTTCCTCGGCGGGCAGGGCACTTTTGTCGGTGGGGTGCGCGAGGATGCCGTCATGACACTACGAGAGGAGTAG
- a CDS encoding FAD-dependent oxidoreductase, translated as MARILILGAGLGGLATAMLLARDRHEVIVVERDPAGPPPPADTDTAWNDWQRRGVNQFRLPHFMLPRWWQQVRELLPEAGDALRAAGARQVNLIEALPVERRGPIRPGDERFDTVTARRPVLEAVLSAAAEAAGVTIRRGVTVTGLATDGHSRVPRVTGVLTADGIAISADLTVDCGGRRSALRSWLQAIGARAPIEERSDSGFVYHCRHFRSRTGGQPAMLTNLLQHYDSLSAITLPGDNGTWSVVLATASRDKALRCLREPARWHAAVARYPLVEHWADGEPISGVDVLAGIEDRYRRLVADGDPVATGVVAVGDAWACTNPSVGRGASMALIQARLLRDLLRETDPADHDKLARRFDEASTQVVEPLYRATVWNDRHRLAEMAADAAGAPYRTDDPQWPVSKALLAAGLVDPDLARGYTSVAAFIATPDEVLGAPGVVDRVVALGMGAAQYPQPGPARGELLAAIA; from the coding sequence GTGGCACGGATATTGATCCTCGGTGCGGGCCTCGGTGGTCTTGCCACGGCGATGCTGCTGGCGCGCGACCGGCACGAGGTGATCGTCGTCGAACGCGACCCGGCCGGGCCGCCGCCACCGGCGGACACCGACACCGCCTGGAACGACTGGCAGCGGCGCGGTGTCAACCAGTTCCGGCTGCCGCATTTCATGCTGCCGCGGTGGTGGCAGCAGGTGCGGGAGCTGCTTCCGGAGGCCGGGGACGCGCTGCGGGCGGCGGGCGCGCGGCAGGTGAACCTGATCGAGGCGCTGCCGGTGGAACGGCGTGGTCCGATCCGCCCCGGCGACGAGCGGTTCGACACCGTGACCGCCCGCCGGCCGGTGCTCGAGGCGGTGCTGTCGGCCGCGGCCGAGGCCGCCGGGGTGACGATCCGGCGGGGCGTCACGGTCACCGGCCTCGCCACGGACGGGCACTCGCGGGTGCCGCGGGTGACCGGTGTCCTCACCGCGGACGGCATCGCGATATCCGCGGACCTGACGGTGGACTGCGGCGGCCGGCGGTCGGCGCTGCGCTCCTGGCTACAGGCGATCGGCGCCCGCGCGCCGATCGAGGAGCGGTCGGACTCCGGCTTCGTCTATCACTGCCGGCACTTCCGCTCCCGTACGGGCGGACAACCGGCGATGCTCACCAACCTGTTGCAGCACTACGACTCGCTGTCGGCGATCACGCTGCCCGGGGACAACGGCACCTGGAGCGTGGTGCTGGCCACCGCGAGCCGGGACAAGGCGCTGCGGTGCCTGCGCGAACCGGCCCGGTGGCACGCGGCGGTCGCCCGATATCCGCTTGTCGAACACTGGGCGGACGGCGAACCGATCTCCGGCGTCGACGTGCTGGCCGGCATCGAGGACCGGTACCGGCGCCTGGTCGCCGACGGTGACCCGGTCGCCACGGGGGTGGTCGCGGTCGGCGACGCCTGGGCGTGCACCAACCCCTCGGTCGGCCGGGGCGCCTCGATGGCGCTGATCCAGGCCCGCCTGCTGCGGGACCTGCTGCGGGAGACCGACCCGGCCGACCACGACAAGCTCGCCCGCCGGTTCGACGAGGCGAGCACGCAGGTCGTCGAGCCGCTGTACCGGGCGACCGTCTGGAACGACCGGCATCGGCTCGCGGAGATGGCGGCCGACGCCGCCGGCGCGCCGTATCGCACCGATGATCCGCAGTGGCCGGTGAGCAAGGCGCTGCTCGCGGCCGGCCTTGTCGATCCGGACCTCGCCCGCGGCTACACGTCCGTCGCCGCCTTCATCGCCACACCCGACGAGGTGCTCGGCGCGCCCGGGGTCGTCGACCGCGTCGTCGCGCTCGGCATGGGCGCCGCGCAGTATCCGCAACCCGGTCCGGCGCGTGGCGAACTACTCGCGGCGATCGCCTGA
- a CDS encoding ATP-binding protein gives MAASVLNDVIERARRRSFVGRRDELRAFDDALDGRSPRRVLFVHGPGGIGKTTLLLEMFARARAAGRAPVLLDGREIDPSPEGFHRAVPRSGDDRGAVLLVDSFEHLGALDSWLRREFIPALPANGLVVLAGREPPSPTWRVDAGWRQVVAVQRIDHLGESDSADLLARAGVAEPGRQRLQALGRGHPLTLALLADVARSGTVPATLAEVPDLISALLESLLRDAPSEAHMIGLATCAQAWLTTEDLLRKTVGADAADVWGWLRRRPFVHCRPGGLTPHDLTREVLEAEFERRSPDRYRSLHRIIHDHVVAGIRATIGLDRQLLAQQLAYLHRRSPLTESYLDLRRQGSAAVVPARPEEYGPVVSLIEQGEGRVSAALAERWFADEPDGLNVVRTEEGVVAFAYRIFLPCGSPMEEQDPVVRAILRYIDLTAPTRPGERVDIGRFWAGVRDFQRDKYALLAGTVTSIMTWCTEPVAWSFVVTVDPEYWGPFFDYLGFRPLVEVAVAGRSHTAYGMDWRRFPVEVWLDLMNEREHQGGTGPPPDSALRPQPLSRAAFGDAVRSALPHLNRPDRLAGSPLVGSALGADATEIRGNVLTAIARLAGEPKGDRLRAVLNRTFVHAAPNQEAAAEVLGLPFSTYRRHLGRAVEQVTELLWAMEIGTAGTGGNEQDLSAD, from the coding sequence GTGGCGGCTTCCGTCCTCAATGACGTCATCGAGCGGGCGCGGCGGCGCAGCTTCGTCGGCCGCCGCGATGAGCTGCGCGCCTTCGACGACGCGCTGGACGGGCGGTCGCCGCGGCGGGTGCTCTTCGTGCACGGCCCGGGCGGGATCGGCAAGACGACGCTGCTCCTGGAGATGTTCGCCCGGGCCCGGGCCGCGGGGCGGGCTCCCGTGCTGCTGGACGGAAGAGAGATCGACCCGTCGCCGGAGGGCTTTCACCGGGCGGTCCCGCGGTCCGGCGATGACCGCGGCGCGGTGCTGCTCGTCGACTCGTTCGAGCACCTGGGCGCCCTCGACAGCTGGCTGCGCCGCGAGTTCATCCCGGCGCTGCCGGCGAACGGTCTCGTGGTCCTCGCCGGGCGCGAGCCGCCGTCGCCGACCTGGCGGGTGGACGCCGGCTGGCGGCAGGTGGTCGCCGTTCAGCGCATCGACCATCTCGGCGAGAGCGACAGCGCGGACCTGCTGGCCCGGGCCGGTGTCGCGGAGCCGGGGCGGCAGCGGTTGCAGGCCCTGGGCCGCGGCCACCCGCTGACGCTCGCGCTGCTGGCCGACGTGGCCCGGAGCGGTACCGTCCCGGCGACCCTCGCCGAGGTACCCGATCTCATCTCGGCCCTGCTCGAGTCGCTGCTGCGGGACGCGCCCTCGGAGGCTCACATGATCGGCCTGGCGACCTGTGCGCAGGCCTGGCTGACGACGGAGGACCTGCTTCGCAAGACGGTCGGCGCCGACGCGGCCGACGTGTGGGGGTGGCTGCGGCGCCGGCCGTTCGTGCACTGCCGGCCCGGCGGACTGACCCCGCACGATCTCACCCGGGAGGTCCTCGAGGCGGAGTTCGAGCGCCGTTCACCGGACCGGTACCGGTCGCTGCACCGGATCATCCACGATCATGTGGTCGCCGGTATCCGGGCCACGATCGGCCTGGATCGGCAGCTGCTCGCCCAGCAACTGGCGTACCTGCACCGGCGCAGCCCGCTCACCGAGTCCTACCTCGACCTGCGCAGGCAGGGCTCGGCCGCCGTCGTGCCGGCCAGGCCCGAGGAGTACGGACCGGTCGTGTCGCTGATCGAGCAGGGCGAGGGCCGGGTGAGCGCGGCGCTGGCCGAACGGTGGTTCGCCGACGAGCCCGACGGCCTGAACGTGGTGCGCACCGAGGAGGGTGTCGTCGCGTTCGCGTACCGGATCTTCTTGCCGTGCGGTTCGCCGATGGAGGAGCAGGACCCGGTCGTCCGTGCGATCCTGCGGTACATCGACCTCACCGCGCCGACGCGCCCGGGCGAGCGCGTCGACATCGGCCGGTTCTGGGCGGGCGTCCGCGACTTCCAGCGGGACAAGTACGCGTTGCTGGCCGGCACGGTCACCTCGATCATGACCTGGTGCACCGAGCCGGTCGCCTGGTCGTTCGTGGTCACCGTCGACCCGGAGTACTGGGGGCCGTTCTTCGACTATCTCGGCTTCCGGCCGCTGGTCGAGGTCGCCGTCGCCGGCCGGTCGCACACCGCGTACGGGATGGACTGGCGCCGTTTCCCGGTCGAGGTCTGGCTTGATCTGATGAACGAACGCGAGCATCAGGGCGGAACCGGGCCGCCACCGGACTCGGCGCTGCGCCCCCAGCCGCTGTCCCGGGCGGCGTTCGGCGACGCCGTGCGGTCCGCGCTGCCGCACCTCAACCGCCCTGACCGGCTCGCCGGCAGCCCGCTGGTCGGCAGCGCGCTCGGCGCCGACGCCACCGAGATACGCGGGAACGTGCTGACGGCGATCGCCCGGCTCGCCGGCGAGCCGAAGGGCGACCGGCTCCGGGCCGTGTTGAACCGTACGTTCGTCCACGCCGCGCCCAACCAGGAAGCCGCGGCCGAGGTGCTCGGCCTGCCGTTCAGCACCTACCGCCGGCACCTGGGCCGCGCGGTGGAGCAGGTGACCGAGCTGCTGTGGGCGATGGAGATCGGCACCGCCGGCACCGGCGGGAATGAGCAGGACCTGAGCGCGGACTGA
- a CDS encoding vanadium-dependent haloperoxidase, translating into MRKAVFVVMIGMVGAGLSTPAVADGPAVGFDGVRTWNESALGAVRALRAGDADAARWYAMLNVAMYDAVNGIVGGRGEPAREPALVAGPGPRDGDPFAATVAAAHAVLVAVDPARAATYDAQRDADLAKVRPGQRRTAGARWGDEVGRRVVRARADDGSTPVQSQPAGTGPGVFRADWSGVQYRDVRPFAVRDPAAFLPGPPPALTDIGYAAAFAEVAVLGDAGLPAPDLLATYQFWSLPAGSDQPPGEWLRIALTVGGDRHLSLAQGTRMTALLSMALADTTVTTMRTKYTYRHWRPTTAIREADTDDNPVTQANPAWSARGGTVGGTPEWVSGHSSYSGAGAAVLAGFFCADDVPFAHATDTAPGGQARTYPSFSAAATEAGRSRVYGGLHFAFSDRAGQGIGRGVGDEVLATRLLRVDGTTHFGHCPR; encoded by the coding sequence ATGCGGAAGGCCGTTTTCGTGGTGATGATCGGGATGGTCGGCGCGGGGTTGAGCACGCCGGCGGTCGCTGACGGCCCGGCGGTCGGCTTCGACGGGGTACGGACCTGGAACGAGTCGGCCCTCGGCGCGGTACGCGCGCTGCGGGCCGGCGACGCCGACGCGGCCCGGTGGTACGCGATGCTGAACGTGGCGATGTACGACGCGGTGAACGGCATCGTCGGCGGGCGCGGCGAACCGGCCCGGGAGCCCGCGCTGGTGGCCGGGCCGGGCCCGCGCGACGGCGACCCGTTCGCGGCGACGGTCGCCGCGGCGCACGCGGTGCTCGTCGCGGTCGACCCGGCCCGGGCCGCGACCTATGACGCACAGCGCGACGCCGACCTCGCCAAGGTGCGCCCGGGGCAACGGCGCACCGCCGGCGCGCGGTGGGGCGACGAGGTGGGCCGGCGGGTCGTGCGGGCGAGGGCCGACGACGGCTCGACGCCGGTGCAGAGCCAGCCCGCGGGTACCGGACCCGGCGTGTTCCGGGCCGACTGGTCCGGCGTGCAGTACCGCGACGTGCGCCCGTTCGCCGTCCGGGACCCGGCGGCGTTCCTGCCCGGTCCGCCGCCCGCGCTGACCGACATCGGGTACGCGGCGGCGTTCGCCGAGGTGGCGGTGCTGGGCGACGCCGGCCTGCCCGCGCCGGACCTGCTCGCCACGTACCAGTTCTGGTCGCTGCCGGCCGGCTCCGATCAGCCGCCCGGCGAGTGGCTGCGCATCGCGCTGACCGTCGGCGGCGACCGCCACCTGTCGCTGGCACAGGGCACCCGGATGACGGCGCTGCTCAGCATGGCGCTGGCGGACACCACGGTGACGACCATGCGTACGAAGTACACCTACCGGCACTGGCGGCCCACCACCGCGATCCGCGAGGCGGACACCGACGACAACCCGGTGACGCAGGCGAACCCGGCCTGGTCGGCGCGCGGCGGCACGGTGGGCGGCACCCCGGAGTGGGTGTCCGGGCACAGCTCGTACAGCGGCGCCGGCGCCGCGGTGCTGGCCGGCTTCTTCTGCGCGGACGACGTCCCCTTCGCACACGCGACCGACACCGCGCCCGGCGGGCAGGCGCGCACCTACCCGAGCTTCTCGGCGGCGGCGACGGAGGCGGGCCGCTCGCGGGTGTACGGCGGCCTGCACTTCGCGTTCAGCGACCGGGCCGGCCAGGGTATCGGGCGGGGCGTCGGCGACGAGGTCCTGGCCACGCGGCTGCTCCGGGTGGACGGCACCACCCACTTCGGCCACTGCCCCCGCTGA